A region of Denticeps clupeoides chromosome 19, fDenClu1.1, whole genome shotgun sequence DNA encodes the following proteins:
- the tmem123 gene encoding porimin has protein sequence MEDKRSWSFLAAVLLLLRLCSCCCGARNTDPKSADASAYELSETVARTSDVSKNPAATVPVPRYGSALTSAKHEPHTATTPPSTSGHVSRTTSRTTRGSRFDAGSFIGGMILALAVTLALAVGYRLACSRRDVGYRTLGEQDALI, from the exons ATGGAAGATAAACGGAGCTGGAGCTTCCTGGCggccgtgctgctgctgctgaggttatgctcctgctgctgtg GAGCCAGGAACACAGATCCGAAAAGTGCAGATGCATCAGCATATGAACTTTCCGAAACCGTGGCCAGAACTTCTGATGTGAGTAAGAACCCGGCAGCCACTGTGCCGGTACCCAGATATGGGTCTGCCCTGACCTCGGCAAAGCATGAGCCTCACACGGCCACCACACCACCTTCTACCTCAG GACACGTTTCCAGAACAACATCCCGCACAACCAGAGGCTCCCGGTTTGATGCGGGAAGTTTCATTGGAGGCATGATATTGGCTTTGGCTGTCACGCTTGCTCTTGCTGTAGGGTACAGGTTGGCCTGTTCCAGACGAGATGTGGGCTATAGAAcctt GGGGGAGCAGGATGCCTTAATTTAA
- the tbcb gene encoding tubulin-folding cofactor B, with protein MDGNVSIISSPVVAVRLTSTISSFESNRRFSRGITIAEFKSKLEIVVGVPASCMRLQLFSALDKLLLDLDDDEALLGSYPVDDDCRIHVIDRSGTQTGEFTDLSRVEKYEISEEAYEKRTDSVRSLLKQKRAGRFNEEEAVKREEKLAEKEEKEKAAAAAISTGSRCKVEVPGNPTKIGTVMYVGTPDFKPGHWVGVKYDEPLGKNDGSVNGKRYFECQPKYGGFVKPTSVTVGDFPEEDYGLDEM; from the exons ATGGACGGCAACGTGTCGATCATCAGCAGCCCCGTCGTGGCGGTCCGATTAACCAGCACCATCAGCTCGTTCGAGTCCAACCGTCGGTTCAGTCGCGGCATCACCATCGCCGAGTTCAAG AGCAAGCTGGAGATCGTGGTGGGCGTCCCCGCGTCCTGCATGCGCCTGCAGCTGTTCAGCGCGTTGGACAAGCTTCTCCTGGACCTGGACGATGACGAGGCGCTTCTCGGCTCCTACCCCGTGGACGACGACTGCCGGATACAC GTGATCGACCGCAGTGGGACCCAAACTGGAGAGTTTACTGATCTGTCCCGGGTGGAAAAATATGAGATTTCGGAAGAGGCTTACGAAAAGAGGACAG ATTCTGTTAGGTCTCTCCTGAAGCAGAAAAGGGCTGGTAGATTTAATGAGGAAGAGGCAGTCAAGCGGGAGGAGAAGCTTGCCgagaaggaggagaaagaaaaagctgctgcagctgccatTTCTACTGGCAGCCGATGCAAAGTGGAAGTCCCTGGAAATCCTACAAAGATTGGAACAGTCATGTATGTTG GTACCCCAGACTTCAAACCAGGCCACTGGGTAGGAGTGAAGTACGATGAACCGCTGGGGAAAAATGATGGCAG CGTTAACGGGAAGCGTTATTTTGAATGCCAGCCCAAGTACGGAGGCTTTGTGAAGCCCACTTCCGTGACTGTTGGAGACTTTCCAGAAGAAGACTATGGCTTGGATGAGATGTAG
- the six5 gene encoding homeobox protein SIX5 encodes MASSPSESAEQNEKAAEEPSPEPGAFTADAEPDDVSERLLRAFQSSALTFSADQVACLCEALLQAGNVDRLWRFLSTIPPSADLLRGNETLLKAQALVAFHREEFKDLYAILESHDFHPSNHGFLQNLYLQARYKEAERSRGRSLGAVDKYRLRKKFPLPKTIWDGEETVYCFKEKSRNALIECYKGNKYPTPDEKKSLAKATGLSLTQVSNWFKNRRQRDRTPSETTGTHAKSESDGNHSTEDEGSKGDIDDNSDKPLVLNGNPLLSGAGSGVIINGLTLSDGHAVTLSPVTANSTLLLNGAQVIPKVTGTISLGLEATALADMETQPTLPAVVLNAHANSNGSITLPLAEEAKAPGSAAGTLHTLDFINSISIPEGMVLKEEAGSGSSSSVPTPTSSSLSISSSTTTLPSLVLSQNGRLPETLSLPSSGGVVITSPVLPLSTQAAQASEIVMGPSASLCQVFQGQALQIASGLSQAQHMASPTALADGALLSVSPVTNIQVPQALTVQLGEQASPTNLPHIQAAISSPSQVVPVSQSKEMIVPMSLPQLVPVSTISASPSGALAFPQVVPAGPSLSIPSAGGTFRILASNPGTGVGVAPAPLRMNATSNPPGVQLLNSGVIQIPSAAPGNFVLTGGISASPILSLQQGKLILTIPAGIQITSMPVKSVPDSDTIPSQVGLPVEDQPTTAQAVPVSQSSPLAYVGSPVLFGGQEAGAPSNPTSDGSPDTPDAASTQTASAMLPSQQALSPESMLTLSPMCSSVAPTSQLHQTAWSPVPLPSSTGMILFDGRGKGDLTEDPALLGLPGGDSLLIGTSPSRDDVERESQLSSGEEMDGDSKILTQLQSVPVDDELGL; translated from the exons atgGCTTCCTCGCCGTCGGAGTCCGCGGAACAGAACGAGAAGGCCGCGGAGGAGCCGAGCCCGGAGCCCGGCGCGTTCACGGCGGACGCCGAGCCGGACGACGTGTCGGAGCGGCTGCTGCGGGCCTTCCAGAGTTCCGCCCTGACTTTCTCCGCCGACCAAGTGGCGTGTCTGTGCGAGGCGCTGCTGCAGGCGGGCAACGTGGATCGCCTGTGGAGGTTCCTCTCCACCATCCCGCCCTCGGCCGACCTGCTACGTGGCAACGAGACTCTCCTCAAGGCCCAGGCGCTGGTCGCCTTCCACCGCGAGGAATTCAAGGACCTCTACGCGATCCTGGAGAGCCACGACTTCCACCCGAGCAACCACGGCTTCCTGCAGAACCTCTACCTGCAGGCGCGCTACAAGGAGGCGGAGAGGTCCCGGGGCCGGAGCCTGGGCGCCGTGGACAAGTACCGGCTGAGGAAGAAGTTCCCGCTGCCGAAGACCATCTGGGACGGCGAGGAGACCGTGTACTGCTTCAAGGAGAAGTCGCGCAACGCGCTCATCGAGTGTTACAAGGGCAACAAGTACCCGACTCCGGACGAGAAGAAGAGTCTGGCCAAAGCGACCGGACTGTCCCTGACCCAGGTCAGTAACTGGTTCAAGAACCGGCGGCAGAGGGACCGAACCCCGTCCGAGACCACCGGCACCCACGccaaaag CGAGTCTGATGGCAACCACAGCACTGAAGATGAAGGTAGCAAGGGGGATATAGATGACAACTCGGACAAACCTCTGGTCCTCAACGGGAACCCACTTCTTTCGGGCGCAGGGTCGGGGGTCATTATCAACGGGCTGACTCTGAGTGATGGCCACGCCGTCACCCTCAGCCCGGTCACGGCTAACTCCACTCTGTTGCTAAACGGGGCTCAGGTGATTCCCAAAGTGACCGGGACTATCAGCTTGGGCCTGGAGGCAACGGCCCTCGCTGACATGGAGACCCAGCCCACCCTTCCAGCCGTTGTGCTGAACGCCCACGCCAACTCCAATGGCTCCATCACACTTCCACTGGCAGAGGAGGCTAAGGCGCCCGGCAGCGCTGCCGGCACTTTGCACACTCTGGATTTCATCAACTCCATCAGTATCCCAGAGGGCATGGTCCTGAAGGAGGAGGCCGGGAGCGGTTCTTCCAGCTCTGTGCCCACACCCACCAGCTCTTCCCTGTCCATCTCGTCCAGTACCACTACGCTCCCCTCCCTGGTCCTGAGCCAGAATGGCCGGCTGCCAGAGACCCTCAGTCTGCCATCCTCCGGCGGCGTGGTCATCACCAGTCCCGTGCTGCCGCTGTCGACCCAGGCAGCACAGGCTTCTGAGATTGTGATGGGCCCATCGGCTTCCCTCTGCCAGGTCTTCCAGGGCCAAGCGCTGCAGATAGCGTCGGGTCTCTCCCAGGCTCAGCACATGGCGTCCCCCACTGCCCTCGCTGATGGCGCGCTTCTGTCCGTTTCGCCCGTGACGAATATTCAGGTGCCTCAGGCGCTGACAGTACAGCTGGGTGAGCAGGCATCTCCAACAAACCTCCCACATATCCAGGCCGCCATCTCCTCCCCGAGCCAAGTGGTCCCGGTGTCCCAGTCTAAGGAGATGATCGTCCCCATGTCTCTACCCCAGCTGGTGCCCGTGTCCACCATTTCAGCCAGTCCCAGTGGAGCCCTCGCCTTTCCTCAAGTGGTGCCAGCTGGCCCCTCCCTCTCTATACCATCCGCTGGGGGGACTTTCAGGATCCTTGCTTCCAACCCTGGCACTGGTGTCGGGGTGGCTCCGGCGCCCCTGAGGATGAATGCAACCAGCAACCCACCCGGGGTCCAGCTCCTCAACTCCGGAGTTATTCAGATCCCCTCAGCTGCTCCAG GGAACTTTGTTCTGACTGGGGGCATCAGTGCCAGTCCGATTCTAAGCCTCCAGCAGGGTAAACTCATCCTCACAATTCCAGCTGGCATTCAAATCACCAGCATGCCAGTCAAATCCGTCCCAGACAGTGACACAATCCCGTCTCAAGTCGGTCTTCCGGTGGAGGACCAACCAACCACTGCCCAAGCAGTGCCCGTCTCCCAGTCCTCTCCTTTGGCCTACGTTGGCTCTCCTGTGCTATTCGGTGGCCAGGAGGCCGGAGCGCCGAGCAACCCAACATCCGACGGCTCTCCAGACACTCCAGACGCCGCGAGTACCCAAACGGCCTCCGCCATGCTGCCGTCCCAGCAGGCCCTGAGCCCCGAGAGCATGTTGACCCTTAGCCCCATGTGTAGCAGCGTGGCTCCAACTTCACAGCTCCATCAGACTGCTTGGAGCCCCGTCCCCCTGCCCTCCTCAACTGGCATGATTCTGTTTGATGGCCGCGGAAAGGGTGACCTAACTGAAGACCCAGCGTTGCTTGGGCTGCCAGGTGGTGACTCCTTGCTTATAGGCACATCTCCATCCAGAGATGACGTGGAGCGGGAGTCCCAGCTGAGCAGTGGTGAGGAGATGGACGGAGATTCAAAAATTCTCACACAGCTCCAGTCTGTCCCAGTGGATGATGAATTGGGTTTGTAA
- the six9 gene encoding SIX homeobox 9, translating to MTMAMRFSAEQVACVCEVLLQGGHIDRLTGFLNSLPSSTSLYSEAIQNQESVLKARAAVAFHRGAFSELYVLLEGFSFSPRSHPLLQQLWLRAHYLEAERQRGRPLGAVGKYRVRRKFPLPRTIWDGEETSYCFKEKSRSVLREWYCHKPYPSPREKRDLAAATGLTATQVSNWFKNRRQRDRAAHCRSGEQVSGPQQFLCSGRTSGGPFQSSDDDFSPPGSPGALFPCSHHPSPPPRLSHMGHSHF from the exons ATGACCATGGCCATGAGATTCTCAGCTGAGCAGgtggcgtgtgtgtgcgagGTGCTTCTGCAGGGCGGCCACATTGACCGCTTGACGGGCTTCCTGAACTCCTTGCCTTCCAGCACCTCCCTGTACTCGGAGGCTATTCAGAACCAGGAGAGCGTGCTTAAGGCCCGAGCGGCTGTGGCCTTCCACCGGGGCGCCTTCTCAGAGCTGTACGTGCTGCTGGAGGGCTTCAGCTTTTCCCCACGCAGCCACCCTTTACTGCAGCAGCTGTGGCTCCGTGCTCACTACCTGGAGGCTGAGCGGCAGAGGGGACGACCCCTGGGCGCTGTCGGCAAATACCGTGTCCGCCGCAAGTTCCCTTTGCCACGCACCATCTGGGATGGAGAAGAGACCAGCTACTGCTTCAAG GAGAAGTCCAGAAGCGTGCTGAGGGAGTGGTACTGCCATAAGCCGTACCCGTCCCCTAGAGAGAAGAGGGATCTGGCAGCCGCCACAGGCCTCACTGCCACGCAGGTCAGCAACTGGTTCAAGAACCGCCGGCAGAGAGACAGGGCGGCGCACTGCCGCAGTGG GGAACAAGTCTCTGGGCCTCAGCAATTCCTGTGTTCAGGCAGGACATCTGGAGGCCCATTCCAGAGCTCGGATGATGACTTTTCACCCCCTGGGAGCCCCGGCGCACTGTTTCCTTGCTCTCATCACCCATCGCCGCCACCACGCCTGAGCCACATGGGACACAGCCACTTCTAG
- the qpctla gene encoding glutaminyl-peptide cyclotransferase-like a, producing the protein MSRSGRRNKPPHAGNGGAAPTCGPLRMPRARVLFFCLCAAFALALLLVLFLSNDASGSNAGIYAADLTRDKFSHKPTKVSVAQLHKLVSQVDVARLWEKNMRPFLIKRLPGSPGSQAVRQHIKSRLAALVTGWVVEEDSFLSLTPRGRVKFTNVLAVLDPLAPRRLLLACHYDSKSFPPDPKDPKRIFLGASDSAVPCSMILELVTALDAELKALKQQRAPVTLQLVFFDGEEAFEEWTDTDSLYGSRHLAELMAQTPYPPGSTKTSLLQSVDLLVLLDLLGGPDPLISNHFDNTAQWFDRLMAAEKRLHRQGLLSSHPSEQSYFRKDVYLGPVQDDHIPFLHRGVPVLHVIPTPFPTFWHTLDDTEEHMHRPTVENLTKILAVFLAEYLAL; encoded by the exons ATGTCGAGAAGCGGCCGGAGGAACAAGCCCCCGCACGCCGGTAACGGCGGCGCGGCGCCCACCTGCGGCCCCCTCCGGATGCCCCGCGCCCGGGTCTTGTTCTTCTGCCTCTGCGCCGCCTTCgcgctggcgctgctgctggtgctgtttCTGTCCAACGACGCGAGCGGGTCCAACGCCGGGATCTACGCTGCAGACCTGACCAGAGACAAG TTCTCTCATAAGCCCACCAAGGTCTCTGTGGCGCAGCTGCATAAACTGGTGTCCCAGGTGGACGTCGCTCGGCTGTGGGAGAAGAACATGAGACCTTTTCTGATTAAGAGGCTGCCGGGCAGTCCGGGCAGCCAGGCGGTGAGACAG CACATAAAGTCCCGACTGGCAGCGCTGGTTACGGGATGGGTCGTAGAAGAGGACTCCTTTCTGTCACTCACCCCCAGAGGACGGGTTAAATTCACTAATGTCCTGGCGGTGCTGGATCCCTTGGCCCCACGACGCCTGCTGCTCGCCTGCCACTATGACTCAAAGTCTTTCCCCCCAGATCCTAAGGACCCCAAGCGGATATTTTTGGGTGCTAGTGACTCCGCTGTCCCCTGTTCCATGATCCTCGAGTTAGTCACCGCTTTAGATGCCGAACTGAAAGCTCTGAAGCAGCAG CGGGCGCCTGTGACACTGCAGCTGGTGTTTTTCGATGGTGAGGAGGCGTTTGAGGAGTGGACCGATACCGACTCACTCTATGGCTCGCGTCACCTCGCTGAACTCATGGCCCAAACTCCATATCCTCCTGGGTCCACGAAAACCAGCCTGCTGCAGTCAGTG GATTTGCTCGTCTTGTTGGACCTTCTTGGTGGACCGGACCCACTGATATCCAATCATTTTGACAATACCGCTCAATGGTTTGACCGTCTAATGGCTGCAG AGAAGCGATTGCACAGGCAGGGCCTGCTGTCCTCCCATCCATCTGAGCAGAGCTACTTCAGGAAGGATGTGTATTTGGGTCCTGTACAGGACGACCACATTCCTTTCTTACACAGGG GAGTACCAGTGCTCCATGTGATCCCCACACCATTCCCTACATTCTGGCACACTCTGGACGACACAGAGGAGCACATGCACCGGCCCACTGTGGAAAACCTCACTAAGATCCTAGCTGTATTTCTGGCTGAGTACTTGGCCCTTTGA